DNA sequence from the Vicinamibacterales bacterium genome:
GGTAGTTCGGATGGGTAGGGGTGACCCCGGTCGGCATCGTCCCACACGGCGTCGAACGGCGGGGTCGACCAGGGGTGCAAATGCGCACCGATCTCAGCGTGGCCATTGCGGGCTGGTTGTCCCAGCGTCCCATCAAACACGGCACTCGTGACGACTTCGTATGTGCAAAGGTAGGTCGGCGGAAATTCGAAGTGCTCACAGAGCGCTTGGAACCTCGGCACGTAACCGAGATTGTCGGTCGTCAATTCTGCCCCGACGTCCCATTGATTATCTGCTTCGGTATCGACAGTGAGGATTAGTTTCATAGCTCTGTTACTCAATAGCCCAGCACGTATTCCATGTTCGTGATTAGGATGTCGCGGCCGATCGGGATGTGGGGGATTCTCTTGACGAGCCATTTTGGCAAGGTACGCTGCGCCAGCTTGCTGATCTCCAGGTCCTCGCGAATTAGCGTGAATCCGGCTTCGGTGATGTGCTGACGCAAGTTTTTGAGCGTGACGAGATAATGGAGGTCGTCGATTATCGTTTCGCCTTGTTGGGCTTGTGTGAGGAACAAATCACTGTACACCGGCTCGCGGAAAGTTCCCGGTGCATGGCGTGCGAGCCACCAGCTCAGTTCAAAGGCGAGCCGACGTCCTAGCATCAGATGCGGCGGAATTGGGAACCGTAACCGCGGAAGGTGAACTCCGCTCGGCGACAGATAAGGCGCCGTTTCGAGAAACATACGCCCACCCGGCCTAAGGACTCGGCGTGCTTCGCGCAGATAGGCGCTAGGGTCCCTGACGTGCTCAATGACGGCATGGGAAATGACCAGGTCGAAGCTTGCGTCACGAAACGGCAGCGCCGTACCATCTGCTCTTGAAAATCTTGGCTTAGAGCCGCCCTGTTCCTCGGCGAGTCGTGTACCCGCGCCCCGGAATCGGTCCGCGAGATCGATGGCAACGACCGATACAGCCTCTTCAGCAAACGAGACACTCATGCCGCCGCCTCCGCAGCCATCATCGAGCACGCTACCGAGGTGCGTGATGTTGGCTCTTGTCAAATAGCGAAGCAGCTTGGCTGAGCGCCAGTATTCAAACTTAGCGTAGTGAAACTCCGACCGAAACCGCTCGGCGCCATGCCGTTCAATAGCCTCCTGATCGACGATCCGCATCGTTATAATCGTGAAATGTGTCTATCCTTCACTTCTCGGATTCATCAGGGGTGGAGGATGCCCGCTTCTCTGCAACCATGGTGCCTCGCAAGCTGGCCAGTAACTGTCGGATCTCTCGGAGTTCTTGCGCCTTAAAGAACCCGAGCACGACCAGGGCGACCGGATACGTCGCCACCAGTGCGAGCCCAACACTGAGCGCCGTAGCTATAGACGCCGGCGCTACTATAGCCATTATCCCATAGAGCGCGATGGCCACTCCTGCAGTCATCGCGAGTCGTCCCCATTCGTAGCGGATGGCGTAATACCGTTGGGCGAAGTAGCTCAACGTTGCAACGAATACGATCTGTCCAGCGACGACCGAAGCCGCTGCGCCAAAGAGCCCCCATTGTGGGATCAGTAGAAAATACCCGCCGAGGCTTACAGACCCGCCGACCGCGGTCGCGATCGGATAGGCGTGAGTCCGTTTAGCGACGTTGATTGATGTTGACAATAGCGTGGATGTTGATTGGATTGCCATGCCAAGGGCCAGCAACGGTACGACCTGGGCCGCGGCATGGAATGTCTTAGGAGTCATCAGCTCGACGACTGGTTGCGCGAAGCAGGCCAGCGCCAAAGTCAGGAAGCTCAAGACAGCGAAAGCGTAGCTAGAGAGACGACCAAACAACCATGGAGCATCTGCGCGGCGCATCGAATCAAAAGCAAATGGCATCCAGGCTGTGGTGAATGCTACGGGGTAAAGCTTAACCACCGAGGCGATGCTGACACCGATCAAGTACACGCCCACTTGGGCGAGGGGAAGATACAGTGTGAGGAAAAACCGGTCGCTCATCGCCATGCCCTGATGCAGGATGCCCTGGGATGCCCGTGGAAGGCCGAATTGCAGCATCTCCCGTGCTATCGAACGGGAGAATCGCCAGGTCGTCATTGTGTTAATGCTCCGGCTAAGACCGGCGACCATCAATGTCGATATCATGACGTCGGCCAGGACAATGCCGGTGACGTTCCATCGCAAACCGACAACGAATACCAGACGAAGGACAATCGTCCCGAGGGACCGGACGAAGGTAAGCGTGGCGTAGGTGCGAGATTTTTCTTGGATTTGCAGGCGTGTCAGTGGGAGAAAAATAAAGCTACCTATGAAGCTGTTCGTGAACAACAGGGAGAGTGTCGTCACGTGGTGCTGACCGCTAAACAGTGCGCCATTGATTGTAGGTGCGAGACCTAAGAGCAGGAGCGTCAGTGCGCCGTTTGCTCCGATTAGAAAAAGGATGATAGTGCCGGCGAGCCGACGGCGTTCCTCGTCGGTTCGACAATCGTAATGGAGTCGCAGGAACGAGGTATCCAGGCCCCATCGGTACACGGGCTTAAGTACCGCTTCGAGTACAAGGACCAGCGCCAGCACTCCATAATCTGAAGGGGACAGGACGCGGGTGTAGACCGGCAGCAGTAGAAATGTAGTCGCCAGGATCGCGACGTCTGCCGAGCCGTAAACCAGCAGGTGGCCGAATATTCGACGAACATTGTCGAACATGCAGGCGGATTATAGTGGTAAGCCGTATCTTCTCTGAAACCTACCTTGGTTGGGGGTCAGGGGATGCCTAG
Encoded proteins:
- a CDS encoding class I SAM-dependent methyltransferase, encoding MRIVDQEAIERHGAERFRSEFHYAKFEYWRSAKLLRYLTRANITHLGSVLDDGCGGGGMSVSFAEEAVSVVAIDLADRFRGAGTRLAEEQGGSKPRFSRADGTALPFRDASFDLVISHAVIEHVRDPSAYLREARRVLRPGGRMFLETAPYLSPSGVHLPRLRFPIPPHLMLGRRLAFELSWWLARHAPGTFREPVYSDLFLTQAQQGETIIDDLHYLVTLKNLRQHITEAGFTLIREDLEISKLAQRTLPKWLVKRIPHIPIGRDILITNMEYVLGY
- a CDS encoding oligosaccharide flippase family protein is translated as MFDNVRRIFGHLLVYGSADVAILATTFLLLPVYTRVLSPSDYGVLALVLVLEAVLKPVYRWGLDTSFLRLHYDCRTDEERRRLAGTIILFLIGANGALTLLLLGLAPTINGALFSGQHHVTTLSLLFTNSFIGSFIFLPLTRLQIQEKSRTYATLTFVRSLGTIVLRLVFVVGLRWNVTGIVLADVMISTLMVAGLSRSINTMTTWRFSRSIAREMLQFGLPRASQGILHQGMAMSDRFFLTLYLPLAQVGVYLIGVSIASVVKLYPVAFTTAWMPFAFDSMRRADAPWLFGRLSSYAFAVLSFLTLALACFAQPVVELMTPKTFHAAAQVVPLLALGMAIQSTSTLLSTSINVAKRTHAYPIATAVGGSVSLGGYFLLIPQWGLFGAAASVVAGQIVFVATLSYFAQRYYAIRYEWGRLAMTAGVAIALYGIMAIVAPASIATALSVGLALVATYPVALVVLGFFKAQELREIRQLLASLRGTMVAEKRASSTPDESEK